In Drosophila busckii strain San Diego stock center, stock number 13000-0081.31 chromosome 3R, ASM1175060v1, whole genome shotgun sequence, the sequence TGATAATGTCTGGCGTAGACTTGGTCTAACAGACGCCGTCAATATTATGACAATACATTGATGATTCATATATTCTCGTATCTAAGATACTAATGCTACTCTCAGGCATTCCAAGTGTAGATTCACGCTTCTATTTCTAATTGTTAACTCAATGTAGaagttttatattatgtaCCGAATGTTGGGGAGCGGCCATTTATTAACAGACGAACATACTtcaagtgtaaataaatatacagcaATGCACGATTATGCTTTTTATggaaattttattgcaaaaaatgtACTGGAAACCGTGTGATATTGATATTAacagttgttttttttgaaGTTGCAGAGCGTGAAATTGTGTGCATTAGGTTAAGcttgttaaattaacaatatcTAATAATACGTATGAAGTGCTAAGGCAATTTACAGGATTAAGTGTTTTGTGTCTTGATTCTATGAATTTTATACAACAATATATCTAGCTAGGCACGACAAAACattacatataattttatagtCCCAAATCATTTGCTTCTGCGATATTTTACCGTATTTATAGgctaaaataattgtaaatcaCTGTATTTAAAGTGGATTTCCTTTGATACTTGTATTTTTGATGTATTTGATGTATGGTGGGTGGACACTGCccatatattatatgtacCATGTTTTGTCTTGAGACGATATAAAGTGTTTCGGTATATAGCATTCTTTAATACCTCGGCGACCCGCCAAAAGTTAACACCCGCTTTTGCGCTTATCGACTTCTTTAAGTATTTTTAGAATATGTAATTTAACaagctaaaatattacaaatttcaCCCTCGCTCAAGCTCTATAACAAAAACACttgttttgcaataaatatttacataaaaaatgcatcAATCGACTAGCAGTTGGTTTTATCTGCACTTGAGTAGTTTTCGTTCGTCGTTTAATAGAAACTGCTGGCCGCTCTCCCTAAGCCATTGATGTAACATAACTATAACaaacttttacatttacatttgagGAATGCGCACTCGCGATCAGCACAACAATAACCTCAATAATGATATTGCGGCGTCTGTTGACCAAGTCTACACCAGACATATATCATCTATAGCCGATCGAGACATTTATATGTAGTATAGCACTGCAATTAGTGTtgtgagcaacagcaacagctggagAACGATCTTGAACTGAGAAAGCTTGGGGCTCGACTCGGTTCAATTGTGGATAAATGCTAATGCGAGCACAGCACATCATACAataatacttataaatatgtatgtttcTACATATGTAATTATATGTAGACTTTAAGAACGTTGTACTATTGTAGATAGTACTGCTTTCGTTCTGttgaaactaattaaaacGTAATGCTCAGATTtcactaaaatattattttatgtttttattgtaaagtGCTTTACAATTTTCGGAACTGTCCATGTTACAGttgcatttgtaattgtattCTGTAATTGATGCGTTCGGGAAGTTTAATTCTATGCACTATCGACATTGTCCGTTGTATATTCATCTTGTTGATTGGGTATGTTGTTTTCGATCCATAGACTTATGAAATACTTGCGTTTACATTAACGTATGTAAATGTAAGGaattaataagaaataagtttttaaatacgGCGCGAGAAACTACCTCCACCATTGTTTCCACCGCCGCCTCCTCCGACACCCactccattgttgttgttaccgcCTCCTCCATTGTttccaccaccaccacccatgTGTGGTCCTCCTCGTGTTTTGCCATCATAGAAAAGCTCTATGTAACGAGAGCCTATCTTTTCGCGATGCCGCTTCATTGCCAGCTGAGAGTCATCGTATGTGTCAAAGTATGCGTCAGCTGTTCCACTGTGCAGTCCCTTCTTGTTGTAATTGATACGCACATTGGCTGGCCGCAGAGGATCGAAGAActgcaaaaataatgcaattataatttgatttactgCAGGATGCTTTACTCATTACTCACCTTGAAGACATCGTTTTCAAACGAATTGTAAGGCAGGCCCCGCATGTGAATTGTAAAGTACTCCGCATCATTGTTGCGTCCACCACCAATAGGGCCAAAGTTTCCGCCGCCtgaattgtaattgttgccattgttgaagccaccgccaccgccgccattATTAAAGTTGCCTCCATTATTGAAACCACTGTTACCACCATTATTAAATCCAGAGCCGCCGCCGTTATTGAAGCCGCCAATCCCTCCGCCTCCACCTGAATTATTACCAAAGTTTCCAAATCCGACGCCATTGCCACCGTTATTAAaaccgccaccgccgccgccattatTGAAGTTGCCTCCGTGGCCGCCATTATTAAAACCTGATCCTCCGCCCGAGTTATTGCCAAAATTGCCAAATCCTCCGCCTCCACCACCGCCATTGTTACCAAAGTTGTTGCCCATGTCTAAGGcagaaataaatgcattagaAATACAGACGAAAGTAGAAAAGTTATTACTAACCAAAGTTGTttccattgttattgttgcgattgttgccaaaattattgaaatcaCCAAAATCGTTGCCGAAATTTCCAAAATTTCCAGAGTTTTGACCAAAGTTGCCGTTGTTGCTGTGGTGCCCGCCTCCGCCACCACCGCCTCCTcctccgccgccgcctcctccAGAATTGTTACCGAAATTACCGGAATTCATTAAACTGGGAAGATTGTTAAATCCAAGCATATTATTGGCTCCTACTCCAAAGTTGCCATTGTTGCCCCAATCTGCATAATTGAAAGTATTATTAGAATGTCTGCCAAACTTGCATAAAGACGCAAGCATTACAGTTACCATTGCGACCTCCAAAATCGTTACCACCACGGTTGGCTCCACGATCGCGTATGTCATATGGTCCTGGACgtccaccgccgccgccgccaccccCGCCGCAATTTGTAGCGCGTTTCAATTCAGCAATCGAGCTGCGAAAGATTTCAATATACCTAGGAGCAGTAAAATGAGAAGAGAGAGCATTATATTAGTAAGCATGTAGGCATAAAGAGTCCATGGTCGAACTCCTGGGCTAATCATATAACAATCCGCAAAAGAAAGTAACTATTTATCCTTGGTTaggtaaacaaacaagcaatgcCCAGACTCTTAAAAAGTCGCAATTATGATCAAATGTATAAAGAGAAGTTGCTCCTTTGGTATTAATACAATAATGACGGGATTaattcgtttgcttttgttggggaaaaaaaaataaacaaataaagcagaCCCAACCAGACCCGTGCTACGCACAATTTGATTGtgatttgtttaattactGAAATAGGAATgttatattattaactttCGTTTGAATTGCTGAGAGGCGCTGACTTTCAACAATTAAAACTGGATTTGTTGtaaaatacttatatattttgcacatGTTACCATAAACGTTGTTTGACTGTAGCTTGCagtttttatttggttttgcttttagttatgattgttgtggctgctgctgcgattgttGCTTGTAATTGTAAATGATGAAGTGTAAGAGACCCACCTGTGCCCAATTTTTTCACGATTTCGGCCCAAGGCTTGCTCAGTGTCATCCTGGCTTTCGAACTGAACAAAAGCTTCCCCAGTAGCACGACCCCTTCTGTCCATAACAAAAAGTATGCCCTCCCGATCCGTTTTGATTTCCAACCCTGCCCATGACGATAACCAACAAagatttatacaaatatatagagaaatacatatacatatatatatatagatgcaATGTTAGGATAGATACAGAGAAATAgaaaagagatagagagaaagagacagcggtgtacttaaatatatttttttttacaaaaaaatactcAAGTGGTGGCTTCTCTTTTGACAATTGTTTACAGAAAAGTTTCTGTTCAGCTTTGTCACCTCTTATTTGCGTTAAACATACACAAAGGAAACATTTTCGtgagtttaaataaaacaaaataatttggcGCCTCAACATAATGTGTAAGACTATAAATTGCAGattgttgacatttttatctataatataaaaaataaaaatacaacgcATTGTTTGAAAAGCAGAACTAAGCATGTGTGTGATTTTTGTTGGGAGAGGTAAACTTCATGCTTCAATATCAACAatctttaaatacaaattgtgttAGACAAAACTATGCTCGAGGCATAGGTAAGTAAAAGTTGAAGTGTGAGTGTATGCGTGTGATTTAAAATGAACGAAATCGAATGAATTTCTAATAAAATAGGGCCCTGGTCCTCGGTTGTACAAAACACTGGACGATGGCTGCTCAATTACAATTAGAACCCAAGAGTCTAACGCTCACCATAAAGATATAGCTataacattattatttgttcATGCATACAGGATTGGAAATTATTAAGTTATGTTCAGCACAACCcgctatataaaaattttaaacaaacacacgcttGAAAGCTGCTGCATAAACTTACCGGTAAAGAATtcttcaatttgctgctccGTAACAGCGTAAGGTAGACCGCGTAGCTTTACAACAAAAGCGCTGCCATGTCCGCCAGTCTTCCGCATAGCTTCTCTAGCCTCCTTCGGCGTAGCAGTGAAGACTGCAACAGAGTAAATCAATTAGAACATTTGTTCAACACTCAACCAGTTAATAGAAATATTCACCTTCAATATATCGATGGCCCATGCTGGCTTTGTTTAGCTTGCGCGCCTCCTCTACATCCTCCTGACTGGCAACCTCAACGTAAGCTTCGCCAGTGTTTTTTCCATCCACACGACTGGTCACCAGGTGGATGCCCTCCGACCCGTTGAGAACCTCCACATTTCCCAGAAAGTCAAGAATCTCCTTGTGTGTGGCCGACCAAGGCAGCCCGCGCAATCTTACAAATTTTGGACTTTCACCAACATTACCAATCTTTACGTTGTTAGATCCATCATCGTCACCCTCATTATTGCCGTCATCATTATCGTCGTACTGATCGTCGTCTTCATTCTGCTGATTGTCTTCATCATTATCgtagtcatcatcatcattgttgTCGTCATCCTGGTCAAAGCTTTGATTGAATTGCACGTCTTCATTCGACATTTTCGGGTTACCAATTGACGGCTTCCGTACTGTaagttttaaaagctttatatttaatgctgtttacaaaactgaaataacaaaaatattagcaTGGTCTTGTTTGCAAAGCCGCCTGGCTTCAGACTACacacgccattttgttttttttcgccTGCCGGAGTCTCGCTGTCTGCATTGAGCAGCATTTTTTGCACACATTTTACATTGCAAGTAACCAACAAACGATAACAAATCCTTTCATAATAGTTTACTTACACTTTTAAACCacttgtaaatataatttattttgtttatttgttctACTTTACGCGAATTATATCGTAAGAGCGCAGCATagattgtttaatattttataggaATTAGAGTTGTGCCTAACAGTGCTGCCAGATATTGAACAGCAGTATAGGCTagattacaaataaaaaaggctAAAACAAGCTGTTCAAAAATAATATCATTAGGTTTTACGACATTTCTCAAATTAAATTGGTAAACAAATTATCCATTACATGgcgttattatttattttaaaatatataaatatttctgaaTTCAAAGAACAAACCTATGtttaatattgcatttaaggagtttgatttaatttatttgggCAATTTGCTATAGCAATATTCATTTGATTgaagtatttatataattggTAAACAAGTTACttagttttcaattatttataacatttatttctacaattaaaattattgctatGCTATAAGCTATTccttttttaaaaaatgctagGTCTAACTTGAAATATCTGATCTGGCAGCACTCGTACTTATAGACCTACTATCGATATGATCGAGGCCTCGATTTCTTTTTTGGAACATCAATGTTTTGTGAGCGGCTAACCACTAGGAGTAGGGACCATAAAACTGTGATTTAGTTCAACTGAACTCTTATCGAAATGTCGATAGTACTCTGTCAGCCTTCTTCCTGACGAAAACAGATTATTTTCAAAGTAAAAAGTCAAGGTACATTTTCAGGGTTTTGGTGaataacatataaatatattgaaaatatttggttagtttttacaatttgctaATAAGACAGCTCACATCATGCGAAATGGCAAAAAtcctatataaataatatcaatGAGTTATCATTTGGAGACTTTAAAACgataaaattcataattattcCTTTAAAGCACGCAAGTCTGGATACAAGGAGCCTGCCTTAATATAATGAGATTCGGGTTTGGACGCATCACGTCTAGATTCAACCACAACAGCTTCCCCTGTCTTCTTCACAAGCTTTTTAGCCAAGCCCTTTGGTGTAATATAGTTAACGTTCTGGCTAATAACGAATGCATTACCCACTGTATCAAATGTGCCACTAGCCAACTGACCAGCTGATGCACCATATCTAGAAAGGATAAGAACATAAGTACAACAACACCGTAGTAAATGATTTGAAACTCACTTATGTTCAATAATTTTGACAGAATTCTCGCTTAAACTGTTTCCCAGTATTTTGGCCGATGTCTCCAGACTATCAAATACCGTGGAGATGCCCTCTACTGTACCTGCAGCAATGGTCATAGCTCCCTCCATGGCACTGTTCGCCTGAGTGCTGTCATAGCCAAAGCCCTTTTGTAGCAGACGCGAGCCTTGGGTATGCACGTGTGGCGCCAAGTAGCTTCCAGCTGCCATAGCAGCAGAGCCGACTTTGCCTGCAAACCAGCTTGTcatgccagcagctgcatgtgTCACTTTTTGTGCTACCTCAACGCTCGTCTGCACTGAGCTGGGCACTTGAGACGTTGCCCCTTCCGAGGCCGGTTGCATTTTTGATATCAAATATGGCGTAGATTTCATCATAAATCCACCGGTTTTCTCGGCGCCTTTGATCAGATTTCGTGCTATAAAGCCCGCCGCGCCCACAATGTGCTTTGATACCTCTTCTGATCTGGACGACACCACAGCACGTTGTGGACGTGTGGGCGATGGCAGCTGTTCCACAGTGCCCGCCAGCACAGCTTCAAGCAGATCAAGAAAGAATTGCTGCAAATCAGCCATTTGCTCTTCCTCGGTTTCGCCTGCAGTTGTGCTGAGCGGACGCTGCGATTTAACCAGCATTAGACCAAACGCATTGCCCGGCTGATCGGCTTCCATGTCTGGCAATATAAACGCGCCGTAGTCAGTGCAATAGCACTGGGTTACATTTGGTATCAAAGGATAAAGCCAAATGGATGTCCCAAGGTCTTGTCcatgcaattgctgctgctgctgttccatATCGCATTGTATAAAGCAGCAACCATTCAAATAGTTCCATTTGCCAGAAACAGTGCACATAATCAGCGACATTTTTGTGCTGCCCGTAACAGTGGTAACCTGACCGTTGTTCTCGATTCTATACAGCTTGACCTGCGCCTGGAACATGTCATCCAGCTGTAAAAGCGGCGCCGCCTCATGACTGGCCAATAACTCGCGCAGACCATCGGCCATTTGCTTATAGGTCTTTGGACTGCCACTGGCATTGTTAATATCATAGAATGTTGAGGGATTCTCGGCCAGCAACGACTGCCGTGACATGCGCTGTCCATCCGTTTGCTCCTCTTGTGCCTCTACAGCGCTATTGTCGACGGGCGAATGCTTAGCACGCAGCACTTTTAGGCGATAGCTTATCTCGGTCCTGGTGCTTTTTAGCCTTTGGATTAGGGCACAGGCATCATtccattgctgctgcactgcatcaATTTCGTTTGGCAGACCCACCGCTATGCTAAAGCAGGCCTCTATCATTTCGAGCGCTAATTCATAGGCACCAATAGCCTTCTCAATTGATTCCTCTACTTCATAATTAATACCCAGGTCCACCTGCTTCATGATTTGCATGTTTGACTCCTTAATGCTGGCATATGCCTCCAGAAATTCTATGTCCGTGTGATCGTCCATGACGCCgtcaaagctgcaaatatttcaagaaAAACGATATTCAATAGATaggtaaacaatatttatttattagataTTTCTTTAAAAGAGTTTTCTATGATTATCACCCCATTCCCTCAGGCTCTATAGAAGTTATGCCTTTTTCTCAAGATCAACAGATTTCTGAAAATTGTCATCCTTATCCGTAAATAGCAGGCGTTCCATAATTTCCATTTGGGTGTTTAGTATAAGTTGAACCGTTTTCATATGCTCTATACGTTCTCTATACTCCAATTGCTGTGTTTCTTCATCTTTTACTCTTTGTTCTTCTTTTCCTGCGTTGAAGCCCATGAATAAAGTACGCCCAACGCGatatttaatacttaaagGTTCTGCCTTATTCTTGCTCAGCAGTAGTTCAATATTTTCGGCTACTGTGCGGTTGTTTCTTTTGTAAACCTTACGAGGAcgaaaaatgttcaaaaagaaattacaaaaatCATAGTATTCAACgcgcataaattgaaaaaatgaTATTTGATTCTTAACTGCGGCATCACGCGTTGCTCTGGCAGTTGTGAAATAATCGTTTATTAGTGTCATAAAAACATTGGTCAAGAGTATGGAAAGAACAAATCCCATCATTGCATAGAGAAATATGCCTAAATATTTGCCACCATGAAAGAGCTCATCTGGGGTTATTTCTGAGGTAAATCCAAAGGAGAAGCACATTAATGATATAATGCTTTGAAAAGGTCGCACAAAGTTCTCGCTATTGTTGCCATTgattgtggcagcaacaatactAAATGACAtcaaagtaataaatataataatgccAGTTATAGCCAATGGCTTCCAGGCCAAGTATAATGttcttgtaaatattttaaataaattggaaaACTGTAATATCTTCCATATGCGAAGAGTAGTGATGCAGATAAGGAAtccatataatatattattaagcgCATTAAGTCGAGCTGGGCGTCGAAAATCAACGAAATCAAGTTTGTTTGAACCCTCTAATCTCTTACTCATTGAAGACAGCAAGGCAGATTGCAAAATGACGCATACAATTACTAAAAAATTCAGCGCGAATATAATCAAGTCCATCTTGATCCACATGCTACGTATTTTTGATCGATCATACCACAGCGTTATAAATAATGCTTGAGAGaattgcacaacaacaattatataaatcaaCTTGACAAGCAAGTTAGTGTAGGATTCTTGATCAAGTTCCAAAAGCATGTCAATACTATCACAGTCAACATCGGGAATTACGCTACCATAAGGTGTTTGCTCTAGGCGTAATGTGCATATGCTAATTATATTCGCATCCATATTGAAGAGCGAAAAATCCATAAAAATTGCCGAAGTATTGTAGTTCAACCAGGTATATTCTGTAAGGTAGTCTAGTATTTTCATTGAGTTTGCTTTCGTTACAGCGAGCAGTGAGACGTAACCCTCGAGCTCAGGataataatgcaatttacCATCATGGTTGAAGTTCATTACCACCGAATCGACAAAATCATGACGACCGTTAATGGGCTTCCAAGGATCATATATACGCCAGTACTTATCTTCATAATGCAGCCGACGATATGGTAAAGCCCAGCCGGGCATGTATAATTTATCATCAAATTGAGGATCTCTAAAATCATAGTCCtcaaataaaaaacgcaaTTGACGCAATCGCACTACGCCGATCATTTTAGTTTGCTCGCTGTGTACCCACGAGTAAATACGATCCTCAgtcttataataattaaaagtgtCCACCAAAGAGGACTCGACGAAATCAAAAATTTGATTAAGATGAACTACGTGATTAATTCCCATGTAGTCCGAATGATTGTTAGTTAGCAGCTCTCTCAAGTTCTGATTATTATGGTATGTTAGCTCATTACGAGTAGACAGTAGCAGAAAGAAAAGCACAAAGAAGAACttgaaaaaaagaaacagatcttgagcaatttgtttatatgatTCATTAAGGGCTGTGTTTCGATACCGCTCCGTGATCAACAACTGAAACTTAAAGCTTTGCAATCTCTGCTTGAGAAATTCAATACGATCATTATCTTTGGAGTCCTTCTTCTTTAAGGGACGCTCCCTGGGCATTGGTTCAGGCCAACAGGCTTTatcaattgaaataattataaacttaattgGATCCGCAATGGTTAGTTGAAAGAATAACACTATGAAAATAGTAATAAGtatgtttttaaaactttgcGTCTCATGATCAAAGCCCGAATATATGCAGATCAAAGCCGCATTAGCAGATATTATTAAGAATGTTATCACAAAGGTTATTGCGTCGACAGTTCGTTCACccattttttaagcttttgatTAAGACACGAAATACTAATAAAAGTCACGACAAGCTTACACACGaatgaaatatttgtgaaacgactatttaaatataaattgacaTATAAAATCAAGCACCTTAGTTAAAAtttctacaaaaaaaaaactaaatctggcattgcaatttgttggTCATGATTGAATTACAGTTTAATTGGACTTTGAGGTATGTCAACCCCAACTTCAGCTGGTAACTTGTTGACTCTACTTACATACGTATAACAATCCGAGTAGTGTTTTGGTTTTAACAGATTTTTGTTTGGTCTCAACTAATGTCAAAGGGATGCTGCTGGTGACTAATCGCCTTGTTTATTTTCAGTGTACTTTGCACCCTTTGGCTTTGTCAATGTCCACAAGTACGGCTAAAAATATGAACACGTCGCGTTGAGAATACACATAACATTTTACATTAATTTCATAATCTCTTGTGCCGCTTACCTTATCTACACACATATTTCACAGCTATTCTTATTTTTCTTGATCATAATCATCAAATATTTGTACTTTTGCTCTTTAATCCATTTTAaatcttattttgttttgtcccagcattttaattgctattgCATCAGCTGTTTTATAGATGTTTGCAAAAATGTTATGCTTCTGTTAAAGCGAGCAAAAATGTTACGCTCCTGTTAAGCTGAGCAACcgttttaattcaaataaattattgtttacaaattttattagtgtttcctttttaaaaattatctgttacaaaatgcatttaaacgAGCTCTTTGaagttttattttccattttattacatttaaatacaatattatttaactttaatttcgTTTGATTTGCGGACAACAGTTAGATCCTTTGAGGGAGTCCAAGAGATTTTCATATAATTGTTATATGAAAGAATGTTTTGTTCATGTTTTGAACAACGAATAATAATTGGAAATTATTTTAGATGAACAAGTTTTTGATTCAACATGTCAAATTCTAACGCGATGCAGACTTTTCGTTGGGGGTAGGAGAGAAGAATACACCTTCCAAAAAGACTCCCAAATCGGGAGCCGAAGATGATTTTCGATTGAAATCACAATATCTATATAGAATAATACACTCTATAAGCATATGCATGTTACATATTATTTTTCCTTACGTGGACAATTAtggtatataatatatatgtatatatttgcgAACTTGCAATAACgagaaaattgtttgttttcctTTGTAGAGCATACACATGCAATGCtcgaaataaaattatgtgtatgtgtgtgtgatcctataaatttttttttaagcttttccttgtttttttttttttttaatataatgctTGTGCTATAGAGTTATAGCTGCTGGCATGGATGACTTTAACCGTTTAGCTAGACGGCACACTGGGAAACTCTCTGTAGGCTTCCTGCAGCGCCTGCTGTTGCTCGGGGCTCAAAGAGCTGGCGCAGGCCTGCATTACATCGGGATTGGATTCTATCTGTCGCACAATAGTTAGCATACGTGTGCCTGGCGCTGTCTTTGGGTCAAGCACATTTGTGCAGAATGTGTCCGCAATAATGGAAACGATGCGAGGCAGATTGCAATTGTTGGCGCCCAAAATAATTGGATGATTACCCTCAATTAGATCGCATAGATAGCCATAAATATGGGTAGCCTCCTCGGTATCTTCGGATGTGGGCAGCCAAGAGAACCAAATGCCAACCAACTCATCCACATTGCTCAACGCAGACTTGTTATACTTCAGAATCTTTGCAAAGGCCGATATGGCATTCTCCGTAGCATTAATGTTCTCGATTTCACGAGCCTTGGGATCGTTGATTACTTGCACTAACAATGGCATCAGCCCAGCGCACGTGATGGCAAACTGATCACCACCAAATTGACCCAAAACACCACAACCGTAAGCGGCTGCCTGGCGTACATCCGGTGATTTGTCCACCACATATTGCTGCAGAGCAGGCGTGAATATTTGCTGATATGGCGCGCAAGCGGGACCGCAGAATTCTagcaagaaaacaaatatagaATGTAATATGCATTTGACTAATGTATTTTTAGCCAATTTGAGGACTTACCAATTATATCATCGAACACACAGATGCCCCACTGACGATCGGCAAATGGACGATTGGGATCCAACAGCTTGACAAATTGCGGCGCCACCTGATCGAAGGCGGGCAAGAACTGCGCCTTGCAAGTAAGGAAAAGTGCATGGATGATGTCCACTACCTTGGACAATATGTAAATATCAGTGTCATCCTGCTCGGCCAGCTCTTCTTCCACACCATCGTCATAATCCTCCTCAGCGCGTGCAGCCAAACGCTTATCGGCGCGCTCAAAGTGGTCaaccaaatatttgttgacaaTCTCCAGCACTTGCTTCATGGACTCCTCGTTAAGACAATTGGGTCCTAGCGTCTCAATACACTTGGCTAACGAGTTCAGCAATTCGGATTGCACATCCGGCTCGGGCTCGGTGTTGATAACCTTAAGCAGGTCAGGACAAATGTAAAGCCACATGCCCTCCAAATATTGCGGGCCCTTGATTTTGGCGCAATCCAGCAAATAT encodes:
- the LOC108604452 gene encoding polycystic kidney disease 2-like 2 protein, producing the protein MGERTVDAITFVITFLIISANAALICIYSGFDHETQSFKNILITIFIVLFFQLTIADPIKFIIISIDKACWPEPMPRERPLKKKDSKDNDRIEFLKQRLQSFKFQLLITERYRNTALNESYKQIAQDLFLFFKFFFVLFFLLLSTRNELTYHNNQNLRELLTNNHSDYMGINHVVHLNQIFDFVESSLVDTFNYYKTEDRIYSWVHSEQTKMIGVVRLRQLRFLFEDYDFRDPQFDDKLYMPGWALPYRRLHYEDKYWRIYDPWKPINGRHDFVDSVVMNFNHDGKLHYYPELEGYVSLLAVTKANSMKILDYLTEYTWLNYNTSAIFMDFSLFNMDANIISICTLRLEQTPYGSVIPDVDCDSIDMLLELDQESYTNLLVKLIYIIVVVQFSQALFITLWYDRSKIRSMWIKMDLIIFALNFLVIVCVILQSALLSSMSKRLEGSNKLDFVDFRRPARLNALNNILYGFLICITTLRIWKILQFSNLFKIFTRTLYLAWKPLAITGIIIFITLMSFSIVAATINGNNSENFVRPFQSIISLMCFSFGFTSEITPDELFHGGKYLGIFLYAMMGFVLSILLTNVFMTLINDYFTTARATRDAAVKNQISFFQFMRVEYYDFCNFFLNIFRPRKVYKRNNRTVAENIELLLSKNKAEPLSIKYRVGRTLFMGFNAGKEEQRVKDEETQQLEYRERIEHMKTVQLILNTQMEIMERLLFTDKDDNFQKSVDLEKKA